A window of the Mesorhizobium opportunistum WSM2075 genome harbors these coding sequences:
- a CDS encoding DUF1501 domain-containing protein, translating into MSLLCEVPNPSRRAMLMTGGALFAWAYLPRFARAADNRDPRLIVIVLRGALDGLSAVGPVGDPDYAGLHGDIALSLAGPHAALPLDGFFAVNPAMPVFARLFKDGQAAVVHAAATGYRERSHFDGQDVLESGFAGPGHVATGWLNRALESLPAGDRVATLGGLAVGPSTPLVIRGAAPVLGWAPQSLPAPAGDLAARVLDLYQHRDPVLAVALRNGLDTDKMALDDQMGAKAMKPKGGLDSAAGMRQAAQGSARLIAADDGPRVAALAFDGWDTHVNEGGATGRLATLLGGLDGAFEEFEKGLGERWKDTAIVAITEFGRTAQINGTVGTDHGTGTVVLLAGGAIKGGRVIADWPGLKPAQLFEQRDLAPTSDVRAVLKGLLADQFGLSAAILGDKVFPESAAVKPMRDLIA; encoded by the coding sequence ATGAGCCTGCTGTGTGAGGTCCCCAACCCTTCGCGCCGCGCCATGCTGATGACCGGCGGCGCGCTGTTTGCCTGGGCCTACCTGCCCCGCTTCGCGCGTGCCGCCGACAATCGCGACCCGCGCCTGATCGTCATCGTCCTGCGAGGCGCACTCGACGGCCTCTCGGCGGTCGGTCCTGTGGGCGATCCGGACTATGCCGGCCTGCACGGTGACATCGCCTTATCGCTCGCCGGCCCGCACGCGGCGCTGCCGCTCGACGGTTTCTTCGCGGTCAATCCGGCGATGCCGGTATTCGCCAGGCTGTTCAAGGACGGCCAGGCAGCGGTGGTGCATGCGGCAGCGACAGGCTATCGCGAGCGCTCGCATTTCGATGGCCAGGATGTGCTGGAAAGCGGCTTTGCTGGCCCCGGCCATGTCGCCACCGGCTGGCTCAACCGGGCGCTCGAGAGCCTGCCGGCGGGCGATCGTGTGGCGACGCTTGGCGGTCTGGCCGTCGGCCCGTCGACACCGTTGGTGATCCGCGGCGCAGCCCCTGTGCTCGGCTGGGCGCCGCAATCGCTGCCGGCGCCGGCCGGCGACCTCGCGGCACGGGTTCTCGATCTCTATCAGCATCGCGACCCGGTGCTGGCGGTGGCGCTGCGAAATGGGCTCGACACTGACAAGATGGCGCTCGACGACCAGATGGGAGCGAAGGCGATGAAGCCTAAAGGCGGCCTCGACAGCGCCGCCGGCATGCGGCAGGCGGCACAAGGCTCCGCCAGGCTGATCGCGGCCGATGACGGGCCGCGCGTCGCGGCACTGGCCTTCGACGGCTGGGACACGCATGTCAACGAGGGCGGCGCGACCGGCCGGCTCGCCACTTTGCTCGGTGGCCTCGACGGCGCCTTCGAGGAATTCGAAAAGGGCCTCGGCGAACGCTGGAAGGACACCGCGATCGTCGCCATCACCGAGTTCGGGCGCACGGCGCAGATCAACGGCACGGTCGGCACCGACCACGGCACCGGCACCGTGGTGCTGTTGGCCGGAGGCGCGATCAAGGGCGGCCGCGTCATCGCCGACTGGCCCGGATTGAAGCCGGCTCAGCTCTTCGAGCAACGCGACCTGGCGCCGACCAGCGACGTCAGGGCGGTGCTGAAGGGCCTGCTCGCCGACCAGTTCGGCCTTTCCGCCGCGATACTTGGCGACAAGGTGTTTCCGGAGTCCGCCGCGGTGAAGCCGATGCGGGATCTCATCGCCTGA